A genomic region of Phragmites australis chromosome 2, lpPhrAust1.1, whole genome shotgun sequence contains the following coding sequences:
- the LOC133909198 gene encoding probable 3-deoxy-D-manno-octulosonic acid transferase, mitochondrial — MHASRVSPRLRPDPEDPNPPARPLARTPPPKASFDRAASMRPARTPAPAGRGGRALYELYRAASRAAAPAVLLFRRLRGLEHPSRWPERLGRPSAARPRPGSPLVWFHAVSLGEGMSALPVVRHCARLHPGLPVLFTTTTLSSFEVIKNLLPDGVIYQFAPLDCPDAIESFIGYWKPSLILLMESELWPNLILSAAERGIAVVLLNARMSLKSFNHWSLPLGLPLVSLMLSKLSLIVPLSTTQAIRYQLLHTPPGIIHFAGDLKYAVGDVDAGDNEVNTIKDLQKQFRNRLLWMAASIHRGEEEVILRVHDELIKLYPTLLLILVPRHPQDSNNFSLALKKRKVNFVLRSTREVVSSNTRIYMVDTLGELRMLYRVTPLAVIGGSFLPGLAGHNISEAAAAGCAVMTGPHVGHFNHMLVEMCQINPLAVKQVTGEFELRQTLTKLLCDSKDLGARQRAAKDAFSIMSDGVVNRVWNLVCRFTIDFQTGIWNS; from the exons ATGCATGCTTCCCGTGTCAGTCCGAGACTCCGACCTGATCCCGAAGACCCGAACCCACCGGCCAGGCCTCTCGCTCGCACTCCGCCGCCAAAAGCTTCGTTCGATCGAGCAGCCTCGATGCGGCCGGCCCGTACTCCGGCACCAGCGGGGCGCGGGGGACGGGCGCTCTACGAGCTGTACAGGGCGGCGAGCCGAGCGGCGGCTCCAGCGGTGCTTTTGTTTCGGCGGCTGCGCGGCCTGGAGCACCCGTCGCGGTGGCCGGAGCGGCTGGGCCGGCCGTCGGCGGCGCGGCCCCGGCCAGGCTCTCCGCTCGTGTGGTTCCACGCCGTGTCCCTCGGGGAGGGAATGTCCGCGCTCCCCGTCGTCCGCCACTGCGCCCGCCTCCATCCCGGCCTCCCCgtgctcttcaccaccaccactCTCTCCTCCTT TGAAGTCATCAAAAACTTGCTCCCCGATGGTGTCATATATCAG TTTGCTCCTCTCGACTGTCCTGATGCTATAGAAAGTTTTATTGGATACTGGAAGCCAAGTTTGATACTTCTTATGGAAAGTGAACTCTGGCCAAACCTTATTTTGTCTGCAGCAGAGAGAGGG ATTGCAGTGGTTCTTTTAAATGCACGCATGTCATTGAAGTCTTTCAATCATTGGTCCTTGCCTCTAGGGTTGCCGTTAGTCTCTCTGATGCTCTCTAAACTATCACTTATTGTCCCATTG AGTACTACTCAGGCTATTCGTTATCAGTTGCTACATACACCACCAGGGATCATCCACTTTGCCGGCGATTTAAAATATG CTGTTGGTGATGTTGATGCTGGGGACAATGAGGTAAATACAATAAAAGATCTTCAGAAGCAGTTCAGAAATAGGCTCCTCTGGATGGCAGCTTCTATTCACAGAGGCGAAGAAGAAG tCATTCTCCGGGTTCATGATGAGTTAATCAAGTTGTATCCCACCCTCCTCCTAATTCTTGTGCCAAGACATCCTCAAGATAGCAATAATTTTTCCTTA GCACTGAAGAAACGGAAGGTCAATTTTGTGCTAAGGTCAACAAGGGAAGTGGTGTCTTCAAACACTAGGATATACATGGTTGATACATTAG GGGAATTAAGAATGCTCTACAGAGTCACCCCATTAGCAGTTATTGGCGGTTCATTTTTGCCTGGCTTAGCTGGCCATAATATTTCTGAGGCTGCTGCGGCTGGTTGTGCGGTAATGACTG GTCCTCATGTTGGACACTTCAACCATATGCTGGTCGAAATGTGCCAAATAAATCCTTTAGCTGTCAAGCAG GTGACCGGAGAATTCGAACTTCGACAGACGCTAACAAAACTTCTTTGTGATTCCAAAGATCTGGGAGCACGTCAAAGAGCTGCAAAAGATGCATTTTCCATTATGTCGGATGGAGTTGTGAACCGTGTATGGAATTTAGTTTGTAGGTTCACTATTGACTTCCAAACAGGCATATGGAATAGTTGA
- the LOC133909196 gene encoding RNA polymerase II C-terminal domain phosphatase-like 2 isoform X3, with protein sequence MAAPRPPPLAALGGGGGGGGAAPAVGAPAGVSMRMFHGDVFLGEAEVFPMKQGPEGGLPFPSNEIRISHLSPASERCPPLAILQTIAPFSVRCKLQAKAIPPHPSLQCLYLTCFNEYKSAVVVVGDEELHLVAMPTRAEKVPCFWCCSARAGLYAASVGMLNLRCLAIVFDLDETLIVANTMKSFEDRIEVLSRRMDVEDDPVRVAGMSAEIKRYIEDKELLKEFIDMDTVTDNGRIVGTQKEEVQPLSAGQERVLRPVIRLPERNAILTRINPEIRDTSVFVKLRPAWEDLRSYLTAKGRKRFEVYVCTMAERDYALEMWRLLDPEGNLISSQQISERVVCVKSGFKKSLLNVFRDRGCHPKMAMVIDDRLQVWDDKDQPRVHVVPAYSPYYAPQAEMANAVPVLCVARNVACNVRGGFFREFDENLLRKVFELVYENELLDLPYAPDVGDYLVCEDTNFIPSNKDVAPVPEGMGGAEVEKRLNGLSYLGDQREGRQVSSSTRSSYTSYPFDDEGMAIRRTGGGRNIQPNGGSLAITPSVFVTVLQEIARLCDSKVEFRTTVSNGKSMQFSVEVLFSNEKIGIGIGKTRDEAQVQAAEKALQNLESSYLAFVAPTAGVPNKGARKSPASGNGFLEDVTCSEVDISMQEPSGSTLKQDHSNNLDKLSSVMSLIREHCLEDQNVVFRDQVRNSCSARIEEYHFQVELAGQILGRGVGLDRDVAKLLGFDYYLSM encoded by the exons ATGGCCGCGCCTCGCCCTCCGCCGCTGGCGGCCCTGGGAGGcgggggcggcggtggcggtgccgCCCCCGCCGTCGGAGCGCCCGCTGGGGTCTCCATGCGGATGTTCCACGGCGACGTGTTCCTCGGGGAGGCGGAGGTGTTCCCGATGAAGCAGGGGCCCGAGGGGGGCCTCCCTTTCCCGAGCAACGAGATCCGCATCAGTCACCTCTCGCCGGCGAGCGAGAGGTGCCCGCCGCTCGCCATCCTTCAGACCATCGCGCCCTTCTCCGTGCGATGCAAGCTTCAGGCCAAGGCGATACCTCCGCACCCAAGCCTCCAGTGCCTGTACCTCACTTGCTTCAACGAGTACAAG AGCGCAGTAGTAGTGGTTGGAGATGAGGAGCTGCACCTTGTGGCAATGCCGACCAGGGCAGAGAAAGTGCCATGCTTCTGGTGCTGCTCTGCACGCGCTGGGCTCTATGCAGCGTCAGTTGGGATGCTCAACCTGCGCTGCCTTGCCATTGTGTTTGATCTTGATGAGACCCTCATTGTTGCGAACACAATGAAGTCCTTTGAGGACCGGATTGAGGTGCTTTCCCGCAGGATGGATGTTGAGGATGATCCTGTCAGAGTAGCAGGGATGTCTGCAGAAATCAAGCGGTACATTGAGGACAAGGAGCTGCTCAAGGAGTTCATTGACATGGATACTGTTACAGACAATGGCAGAATCGTTGGAACCCAGAAGGAGGAGGTTCAACCTCTCTCTGCTGGCCAGGAGCGTGTTCTCCGTCCTGTTATCAGGCTGCCTGAAAGGAATGCAATTTTGACTCGCATCAATCCAGAG ATTCGCGATACCAGTGTTTTTGTAAAACTAAGGCCTGCTTGGGAGGATTTGAGAAGTTACCTAACTGCCAAGGGACGCAAAAGGTTTGAGGTCTACGTATGTACTATGGCTGAGAGAGACTATGCTCTTGAGATGTGGAGACTTCTTGATCCAGAAGGCAACTTGATAAGTTCGCAGCAGATTTCAGAACGTGTAGTATGTGTGAAGTCAG GTTTCAAAAAGTCTCTGCTGAATGTTTTTCGAGATCGAGGATGCCATCCAAAGATGGCCATGGTCATTGATGATCGGCTTCAAGTTTGGGATGATAAAGATCAGCCTAGAGTTCATGTTGTCCCTGCATATTCTCCATACTATGCCCCACAAGCTGAG ATGGCAAATGCTGTTCCGGTGCTTTGTGTTGCAAGGAATGTTGCTTGCAATGTTCGTGGTGGCTTTTTCAG AGAATTTGATGAAAATCTATTAAGGAAAGTGTTTGAACTAGTGTATGAAAATGAGTTATTGGATCTTCCATATGCTCCAGATGTTGGTGACTACTTAGTCTGTGAG GATACTAATTTTATACCGAGCAATAAAGATGTTGCCCCTGTACCTGAGGGCATGGGAGGAGCTGAAGTGGAGAAGAGATTGAATGGGCTG TCATATCTGGGAGACCAAAGGGAAGGACGACAAGTATCATCCTCAACCCGTTCATCATATACATCTTATCCATTTG ATGATGAAGGAATGGCAATCCGAAGAACTGGAGGAGGTAGGAATATCCAGCCCAATGGGGGCTCACTGGCAATAACCCCCTCAGTATTTGTCACGGTGTTACAAGAAATTGCACGACTATGTGACTCCAAG GTGGAATTCAGAACTACTGTAAGCAATGGGAAAAGTATGCAATTTTCTGTGGAG GTTCTGTTTAGTAATGAAAAAATTGGAATCGGCATTGGAAAAACAAGAGATGAAGCCCAAGTACAAGCTGCTGAAAAGGCACTCCAAAATTTGGAGA GCAGTTACTTGGCATTCGTTGCTCCTACTGCCGGAGTTCCTAATAAAGGCGCAAGGAAGTCCCCTGCAAGCGGAAATGGCTTTCTGGAGGATGTTACTTGTTCAGAGGTTGATATATCTATGCAAGAACCTTCTGGAAGTACATTGAAACAGGACCATTCAAATAATTTGGATAAGTTGTCTTCTGTTATGAGTCTCATCAGGGAACAT TGCTTGGAGGACCAGAATGTAGTATTTCGTGATCAAGTTCGGAATTCTTGCTCAGCCAGAATTGAAGAATATCACTTTCAG GTTGAACTAGCAGGACAGATTCTTGGGAGGGGCGTTGGTTTGGACAGAGATGTTGCAAAGCTTCTG GGTTTTGATTACTATCTTTCCATGTAA
- the LOC133909197 gene encoding uncharacterized protein LOC133909197 isoform X1 — translation MEAAAVACRGGLLARARPGSRARVRPWEHGVGVGSTPSAARGRLLVASVGVGEPLPADSLAERAVALEVDEAEDVASAETLPPPDVPAKTVRVKFVLQKQCAFGQQFLVVGDDPSLGLWDPTKATALDWSEGHVWTVKTDLPANKLFEFKFLLRNASGHVRWQHGANRTLQTIETPNTLVVHEDWDHAKNQKVSEQAELSSGPEDVIFSDDLAGSNGAVLADTVQTDETLKTNESAVVADASLHRMMMGANEANQQQLILGKDQKILDELRGEANMVPQNGNPSAGDNAGRNDDDTALCQEGDLQANKANSIFENDLAWAGKALQQLLRILGFQIGTTRT, via the exons ATGGAAGCCGCGGCCGTGGCGTGCCGCGGCGGGCTGCTTGCGCGGGCCCGGCCAGGCAGCAGGGCGCGCGTGAGGCCGTGGGAGCACGGCGTAGGCGTCGGCTCCACGCCGTCCGCCGCTCGAGGAAGGCTGCTCGTCGCGTCCGTCGGAGTCGGGGAGCCACTCCCGGCGGACTCGCTGGCTGAGAGGGCCGTGGCGCTGGAG GTGGATGAGGCTGAGGACGTTGCTTCTGCCGAAACCCTGCCACCCCCTGACG TTCCTGCCAAGACAGTGCGAGTCAAGTTCGTGCTGCAGAAGCAGTGCGCGTTTGGCCAGCAGTTCCTAGTCGTCGGCGACGACCCGTCGCTTGGCCTCTGGGACCCGACCAAGGCAACTGCCCTGGATTGGTCGGAAGGCCACGTCTGGACGGTGAAGACG GATTTACCAGCAAACAAGTTGTTCGAGTTCAAGTTCTTGCTGCGAAATGCCTCCGGACACGTCCGTTGGCAGCACGGCGCTAACAGAACCCTGCAAACAATTGAAACCCCGAATACGTTGGTTGTCCACGAAGATTGGGATCACGCCAAGAATCAGAAAGTATCAGAACAGGCAGAGTTGTCGAGTGGGCCGGAAGATGTGATCTTTTCAGATGATCTTGCAGGAAGCAACGGCGCAGTGCTGGCAGATACGGTCCAAACGGACGAGACTCTGAAGACCAATGAGTCAGCTGTAGTAGCAGATGCTTCGCTGCACCGGATGATGATGGGGGCGAATGAAGCGAACCAGCAGCAG TTGATCTTGGGAAAAGACCAGAAGATTCTGGACGAGCTCCGCGGGGAAGCAAACATGGTACCACAAAATGGCAACCCGTCTGCTGGTGATAATGCTGGAAGGAACGACGACGATACTGCCTTGTGTCAGGAAGGTGATCTACAAGCGAATAAGGCGAACAGTATATTTGAGAATGACTTGGCCTGGGCCGGGAAAGCCCTGCAGCAGCTGCTCCGGATCCTTGGTTTCCAGATCGGCACAACAAGAACATGA
- the LOC133909196 gene encoding RNA polymerase II C-terminal domain phosphatase-like 2 isoform X2 → MAAPRPPPLAALGGGGGGGGAAPAVGAPAGVSMRMFHGDVFLGEAEVFPMKQGPEGGLPFPSNEIRISHLSPASERCPPLAILQTIAPFSVRCKLQAKAIPPHPSLQCLYLTCFNEYKSAVVVVGDEELHLVAMPTRAEKVPCFWCCSARAGLYAASVGMLNLRCLAIVFDLDETLIVANTMKSFEDRIEVLSRRMDVEDDPVRVAGMSAEIKRYIEDKELLKEFIDMDTVTDNGRIVGTQKEEVQPLSAGQERVLRPVIRLPERNAILTRINPEIRDTSVFVKLRPAWEDLRSYLTAKGRKRFEVYVCTMAERDYALEMWRLLDPEGNLISSQQISERVVCVKSGFKKSLLNVFRDRGCHPKMAMVIDDRLQVWDDKDQPRVHVVPAYSPYYAPQAEMANAVPVLCVARNVACNVRGGFFREFDENLLRKVFELVYENELLDLPYAPDVGDYLVCEDTNFIPSNKDVAPVPEGMGGAEVEKRLNGLSYLGDQREGRQVSSSTRSSYTSYPFDDEGMAIRRTGGGRNIQPNGGSLAITPSVFVTVLQEIARLCDSKVEFRTTVSNGKSMQFSVEVLFSNEKIGIGIGKTRDEAQVQAAEKALQNLESSYLAFVAPTAGVPNKGARKSPASGNGFLEDVTCSEVDISMQEPSGSTLKQDHSNNLDKLSSVMSLIREHCLEDQNVVFRDQVRNSCSARIEEYHFQVELAGQILGRGVGLDRDVAKLLAAEEALRTLKSTTDPQIKKYLRPVRCND, encoded by the exons ATGGCCGCGCCTCGCCCTCCGCCGCTGGCGGCCCTGGGAGGcgggggcggcggtggcggtgccgCCCCCGCCGTCGGAGCGCCCGCTGGGGTCTCCATGCGGATGTTCCACGGCGACGTGTTCCTCGGGGAGGCGGAGGTGTTCCCGATGAAGCAGGGGCCCGAGGGGGGCCTCCCTTTCCCGAGCAACGAGATCCGCATCAGTCACCTCTCGCCGGCGAGCGAGAGGTGCCCGCCGCTCGCCATCCTTCAGACCATCGCGCCCTTCTCCGTGCGATGCAAGCTTCAGGCCAAGGCGATACCTCCGCACCCAAGCCTCCAGTGCCTGTACCTCACTTGCTTCAACGAGTACAAG AGCGCAGTAGTAGTGGTTGGAGATGAGGAGCTGCACCTTGTGGCAATGCCGACCAGGGCAGAGAAAGTGCCATGCTTCTGGTGCTGCTCTGCACGCGCTGGGCTCTATGCAGCGTCAGTTGGGATGCTCAACCTGCGCTGCCTTGCCATTGTGTTTGATCTTGATGAGACCCTCATTGTTGCGAACACAATGAAGTCCTTTGAGGACCGGATTGAGGTGCTTTCCCGCAGGATGGATGTTGAGGATGATCCTGTCAGAGTAGCAGGGATGTCTGCAGAAATCAAGCGGTACATTGAGGACAAGGAGCTGCTCAAGGAGTTCATTGACATGGATACTGTTACAGACAATGGCAGAATCGTTGGAACCCAGAAGGAGGAGGTTCAACCTCTCTCTGCTGGCCAGGAGCGTGTTCTCCGTCCTGTTATCAGGCTGCCTGAAAGGAATGCAATTTTGACTCGCATCAATCCAGAG ATTCGCGATACCAGTGTTTTTGTAAAACTAAGGCCTGCTTGGGAGGATTTGAGAAGTTACCTAACTGCCAAGGGACGCAAAAGGTTTGAGGTCTACGTATGTACTATGGCTGAGAGAGACTATGCTCTTGAGATGTGGAGACTTCTTGATCCAGAAGGCAACTTGATAAGTTCGCAGCAGATTTCAGAACGTGTAGTATGTGTGAAGTCAG GTTTCAAAAAGTCTCTGCTGAATGTTTTTCGAGATCGAGGATGCCATCCAAAGATGGCCATGGTCATTGATGATCGGCTTCAAGTTTGGGATGATAAAGATCAGCCTAGAGTTCATGTTGTCCCTGCATATTCTCCATACTATGCCCCACAAGCTGAG ATGGCAAATGCTGTTCCGGTGCTTTGTGTTGCAAGGAATGTTGCTTGCAATGTTCGTGGTGGCTTTTTCAG AGAATTTGATGAAAATCTATTAAGGAAAGTGTTTGAACTAGTGTATGAAAATGAGTTATTGGATCTTCCATATGCTCCAGATGTTGGTGACTACTTAGTCTGTGAG GATACTAATTTTATACCGAGCAATAAAGATGTTGCCCCTGTACCTGAGGGCATGGGAGGAGCTGAAGTGGAGAAGAGATTGAATGGGCTG TCATATCTGGGAGACCAAAGGGAAGGACGACAAGTATCATCCTCAACCCGTTCATCATATACATCTTATCCATTTG ATGATGAAGGAATGGCAATCCGAAGAACTGGAGGAGGTAGGAATATCCAGCCCAATGGGGGCTCACTGGCAATAACCCCCTCAGTATTTGTCACGGTGTTACAAGAAATTGCACGACTATGTGACTCCAAG GTGGAATTCAGAACTACTGTAAGCAATGGGAAAAGTATGCAATTTTCTGTGGAG GTTCTGTTTAGTAATGAAAAAATTGGAATCGGCATTGGAAAAACAAGAGATGAAGCCCAAGTACAAGCTGCTGAAAAGGCACTCCAAAATTTGGAGA GCAGTTACTTGGCATTCGTTGCTCCTACTGCCGGAGTTCCTAATAAAGGCGCAAGGAAGTCCCCTGCAAGCGGAAATGGCTTTCTGGAGGATGTTACTTGTTCAGAGGTTGATATATCTATGCAAGAACCTTCTGGAAGTACATTGAAACAGGACCATTCAAATAATTTGGATAAGTTGTCTTCTGTTATGAGTCTCATCAGGGAACAT TGCTTGGAGGACCAGAATGTAGTATTTCGTGATCAAGTTCGGAATTCTTGCTCAGCCAGAATTGAAGAATATCACTTTCAG GTTGAACTAGCAGGACAGATTCTTGGGAGGGGCGTTGGTTTGGACAGAGATGTTGCAAAGCTTCTG GCTGCGGAAGAGGCGTTGAGGACCTTAAAATCAACTACTGACCCACAAATTAAGAAGTATTTGAGACCTGTAAG ATGCAATGACTGA
- the LOC133909197 gene encoding uncharacterized protein LOC133909197 isoform X2: MEAAAVACRGGLLARARPGSRARVRPWEHGVGVGSTPSAARGRLLVASVGVGEPLPADSLAERAVALEVDEAEDVASAETLPPPDVPAKTVRVKFVLQKQCAFGQQFLVVGDDPSLGLWDPTKATALDWSEGHVWTVKTDLPANKLFEFKFLLRNASGHVRWQHGANRTLQTIETPNTLVVHEDWDHAKNQKVSEQAELSSGPEDVIFSDDLAGSNGAVLADTVQTDETLKTNESAVVADASLHRMMMGANEANQQQVIVDLGKRPEDSGRAPRGSKHGTTKWQPVCW, translated from the exons ATGGAAGCCGCGGCCGTGGCGTGCCGCGGCGGGCTGCTTGCGCGGGCCCGGCCAGGCAGCAGGGCGCGCGTGAGGCCGTGGGAGCACGGCGTAGGCGTCGGCTCCACGCCGTCCGCCGCTCGAGGAAGGCTGCTCGTCGCGTCCGTCGGAGTCGGGGAGCCACTCCCGGCGGACTCGCTGGCTGAGAGGGCCGTGGCGCTGGAG GTGGATGAGGCTGAGGACGTTGCTTCTGCCGAAACCCTGCCACCCCCTGACG TTCCTGCCAAGACAGTGCGAGTCAAGTTCGTGCTGCAGAAGCAGTGCGCGTTTGGCCAGCAGTTCCTAGTCGTCGGCGACGACCCGTCGCTTGGCCTCTGGGACCCGACCAAGGCAACTGCCCTGGATTGGTCGGAAGGCCACGTCTGGACGGTGAAGACG GATTTACCAGCAAACAAGTTGTTCGAGTTCAAGTTCTTGCTGCGAAATGCCTCCGGACACGTCCGTTGGCAGCACGGCGCTAACAGAACCCTGCAAACAATTGAAACCCCGAATACGTTGGTTGTCCACGAAGATTGGGATCACGCCAAGAATCAGAAAGTATCAGAACAGGCAGAGTTGTCGAGTGGGCCGGAAGATGTGATCTTTTCAGATGATCTTGCAGGAAGCAACGGCGCAGTGCTGGCAGATACGGTCCAAACGGACGAGACTCTGAAGACCAATGAGTCAGCTGTAGTAGCAGATGCTTCGCTGCACCGGATGATGATGGGGGCGAATGAAGCGAACCAGCAGCAGGTAATAG TTGATCTTGGGAAAAGACCAGAAGATTCTGGACGAGCTCCGCGGGGAAGCAAACATGGTACCACAAAATGGCAACCCGTCTGCTGGTGA
- the LOC133909196 gene encoding RNA polymerase II C-terminal domain phosphatase-like 2 isoform X1 — translation MAAPRPPPLAALGGGGGGGGAAPAVGAPAGVSMRMFHGDVFLGEAEVFPMKQGPEGGLPFPSNEIRISHLSPASERCPPLAILQTIAPFSVRCKLQAKAIPPHPSLQCLYLTCFNEYKSAVVVVGDEELHLVAMPTRAEKVPCFWCCSARAGLYAASVGMLNLRCLAIVFDLDETLIVANTMKSFEDRIEVLSRRMDVEDDPVRVAGMSAEIKRYIEDKELLKEFIDMDTVTDNGRIVGTQKEEVQPLSAGQERVLRPVIRLPERNAILTRINPEIRDTSVFVKLRPAWEDLRSYLTAKGRKRFEVYVCTMAERDYALEMWRLLDPEGNLISSQQISERVVCVKSGFKKSLLNVFRDRGCHPKMAMVIDDRLQVWDDKDQPRVHVVPAYSPYYAPQAEMANAVPVLCVARNVACNVRGGFFREFDENLLRKVFELVYENELLDLPYAPDVGDYLVCEDTNFIPSNKDVAPVPEGMGGAEVEKRLNGLSYLGDQREGRQVSSSTRSSYTSYPFDDEGMAIRRTGGGRNIQPNGGSLAITPSVFVTVLQEIARLCDSKVEFRTTVSNGKSMQFSVEVLFSNEKIGIGIGKTRDEAQVQAAEKALQNLESSYLAFVAPTAGVPNKGARKSPASGNGFLEDVTCSEVDISMQEPSGSTLKQDHSNNLDKLSSVMSLIREHCLEDQNVVFRDQVRNSCSARIEEYHFQVELAGQILGRGVGLDRDVAKLLRFAHSLEQKENGWNCNGDNFHWCLYLWSAIDIPRAAGHVFEQ, via the exons ATGGCCGCGCCTCGCCCTCCGCCGCTGGCGGCCCTGGGAGGcgggggcggcggtggcggtgccgCCCCCGCCGTCGGAGCGCCCGCTGGGGTCTCCATGCGGATGTTCCACGGCGACGTGTTCCTCGGGGAGGCGGAGGTGTTCCCGATGAAGCAGGGGCCCGAGGGGGGCCTCCCTTTCCCGAGCAACGAGATCCGCATCAGTCACCTCTCGCCGGCGAGCGAGAGGTGCCCGCCGCTCGCCATCCTTCAGACCATCGCGCCCTTCTCCGTGCGATGCAAGCTTCAGGCCAAGGCGATACCTCCGCACCCAAGCCTCCAGTGCCTGTACCTCACTTGCTTCAACGAGTACAAG AGCGCAGTAGTAGTGGTTGGAGATGAGGAGCTGCACCTTGTGGCAATGCCGACCAGGGCAGAGAAAGTGCCATGCTTCTGGTGCTGCTCTGCACGCGCTGGGCTCTATGCAGCGTCAGTTGGGATGCTCAACCTGCGCTGCCTTGCCATTGTGTTTGATCTTGATGAGACCCTCATTGTTGCGAACACAATGAAGTCCTTTGAGGACCGGATTGAGGTGCTTTCCCGCAGGATGGATGTTGAGGATGATCCTGTCAGAGTAGCAGGGATGTCTGCAGAAATCAAGCGGTACATTGAGGACAAGGAGCTGCTCAAGGAGTTCATTGACATGGATACTGTTACAGACAATGGCAGAATCGTTGGAACCCAGAAGGAGGAGGTTCAACCTCTCTCTGCTGGCCAGGAGCGTGTTCTCCGTCCTGTTATCAGGCTGCCTGAAAGGAATGCAATTTTGACTCGCATCAATCCAGAG ATTCGCGATACCAGTGTTTTTGTAAAACTAAGGCCTGCTTGGGAGGATTTGAGAAGTTACCTAACTGCCAAGGGACGCAAAAGGTTTGAGGTCTACGTATGTACTATGGCTGAGAGAGACTATGCTCTTGAGATGTGGAGACTTCTTGATCCAGAAGGCAACTTGATAAGTTCGCAGCAGATTTCAGAACGTGTAGTATGTGTGAAGTCAG GTTTCAAAAAGTCTCTGCTGAATGTTTTTCGAGATCGAGGATGCCATCCAAAGATGGCCATGGTCATTGATGATCGGCTTCAAGTTTGGGATGATAAAGATCAGCCTAGAGTTCATGTTGTCCCTGCATATTCTCCATACTATGCCCCACAAGCTGAG ATGGCAAATGCTGTTCCGGTGCTTTGTGTTGCAAGGAATGTTGCTTGCAATGTTCGTGGTGGCTTTTTCAG AGAATTTGATGAAAATCTATTAAGGAAAGTGTTTGAACTAGTGTATGAAAATGAGTTATTGGATCTTCCATATGCTCCAGATGTTGGTGACTACTTAGTCTGTGAG GATACTAATTTTATACCGAGCAATAAAGATGTTGCCCCTGTACCTGAGGGCATGGGAGGAGCTGAAGTGGAGAAGAGATTGAATGGGCTG TCATATCTGGGAGACCAAAGGGAAGGACGACAAGTATCATCCTCAACCCGTTCATCATATACATCTTATCCATTTG ATGATGAAGGAATGGCAATCCGAAGAACTGGAGGAGGTAGGAATATCCAGCCCAATGGGGGCTCACTGGCAATAACCCCCTCAGTATTTGTCACGGTGTTACAAGAAATTGCACGACTATGTGACTCCAAG GTGGAATTCAGAACTACTGTAAGCAATGGGAAAAGTATGCAATTTTCTGTGGAG GTTCTGTTTAGTAATGAAAAAATTGGAATCGGCATTGGAAAAACAAGAGATGAAGCCCAAGTACAAGCTGCTGAAAAGGCACTCCAAAATTTGGAGA GCAGTTACTTGGCATTCGTTGCTCCTACTGCCGGAGTTCCTAATAAAGGCGCAAGGAAGTCCCCTGCAAGCGGAAATGGCTTTCTGGAGGATGTTACTTGTTCAGAGGTTGATATATCTATGCAAGAACCTTCTGGAAGTACATTGAAACAGGACCATTCAAATAATTTGGATAAGTTGTCTTCTGTTATGAGTCTCATCAGGGAACAT TGCTTGGAGGACCAGAATGTAGTATTTCGTGATCAAGTTCGGAATTCTTGCTCAGCCAGAATTGAAGAATATCACTTTCAG GTTGAACTAGCAGGACAGATTCTTGGGAGGGGCGTTGGTTTGGACAGAGATGTTGCAAAGCTTCTG AGATTTGCACATTCTCTGGAACAGAAAGAAAACGGATGGAACTGCAATGGAGATAACTTTCATTGGTGCTTGTATCTTTGGAGTGCAATTGATATTCCTCGGGCGGCTGGACATGTGTTTGAACAATAA